Proteins co-encoded in one Arachis hypogaea cultivar Tifrunner chromosome 11, arahy.Tifrunner.gnm2.J5K5, whole genome shotgun sequence genomic window:
- the LOC112723158 gene encoding uncharacterized protein, with product MSSKKDEKSQAAADRIKAAALSAAKGLSRAQAERAAAAAARNVNAYGQKEEGPSRWQEKREAKRQMYLMSTEKAVRLGERKDLKPAMSAIGGSAQCQKCFQSGHWTYECKNERVYMSRPSRTQQLKNPKLRLNISVSLDMDDNNPDATKDEKAEVSSKKTKRKYQSDSDSGSDSEDSVFETDSGSESSSVTGSESSGSSSGYSSSSDSEEERRRRRKKKQKKGGRRRRYSTSSESSDSDSESDSDSDDRSRRRKKQHNRRR from the coding sequence ATGTCGAGCAAGAAGGATGAGAAATCTCAGGCCGCAGCTGATAGAATCAAAGCTGCGGCATTGAGTGCCGCAAAAGGGCTTAGTCGTGCCCAAGCTGAAAGGGCCGCCGCTGCAGCTGCCCGGAATGTGAATGCTTATGGTCAGAAGGAAGAAGGGCCTAGCAGATGGCAGGAGAAAAGGGAAGCCAAAAGGCAGATGTATTTGATGAGTACTGAGAAAGCTGTTAGATTGGGTGAAAGGAAAGACCTTAAGCCTGCAATGTCTGCCATTGGCGGATCAGCGCAGTGCCAGAAGTGCTTCCAAAGTGGCCACTGGACCTACGAATGTAAGAACGAGCGGGTTTACATGTCGAGGCCATCCAGGACACAGCAACTTAAGAATCCCAAGTTGAGGCTGAATATTTCTGTGAGCTTGGATATGGATGATAATAATCCCGATGCTACTAAGGATGAGAAGGCCGAAGTGAGTTCTAAGAAAACCAAAAGGAAATATCAATCTGACTCTGATTCGGGCAGTGATAGCGAGGATTCAGTATTTGAGACTGATAGTGGCAGCGAATCTTCATCGGTTACAGGATCAGAGTCTTCCGGAAGTAGTTCAGGGTACAGTTCCTCATCTGATTCAGAGGAAGAAAGAAGgcgaaggaggaagaagaagcagaagaagggCGGAAGGCGCAGGAGGTATAGTACGTCTTCAGAATCATCTGATTCAGATTCAGAATCAGACTCTGATTCTGATGACAGGAGTCGTCGACGGAAAAAGCAGCACAATCGAAGACGCTGA